The following proteins are co-located in the Mesorhizobium sp. M1E.F.Ca.ET.045.02.1.1 genome:
- a CDS encoding nitroreductase — MLDKNSRMALDAATVDEAITSRRSVRAFLPDMVDDSTIRDILAVAARAPSGTNMQPWRVYVTKGEVKQRISDAILDSGIRAEKAEWDEYRYYPDQFFEPYLSRRRANGFGLYGAIGIGRREVDKMRAQHDRNFIFFDAPVGMIFTVDRRLNKGSWIDYGMFLQNIMVAARGRGLHTCPQAAFAPYHRQIRPVLNIPDEEVVVCGMALGYEDNSKPENEFRTDRAPLEDWVTFAE, encoded by the coding sequence ATGCTGGATAAGAATAGCCGGATGGCGCTCGATGCGGCGACCGTCGACGAGGCGATCACCTCGCGCCGGTCCGTGCGCGCCTTTTTGCCCGACATGGTCGACGACAGCACGATCCGCGATATCCTGGCGGTGGCGGCGCGGGCGCCGTCGGGCACCAACATGCAGCCCTGGCGGGTCTATGTGACCAAGGGCGAGGTCAAGCAGCGCATCAGCGACGCGATCCTCGATTCCGGCATCCGTGCCGAGAAGGCGGAATGGGACGAGTACCGCTACTATCCCGACCAGTTCTTCGAGCCTTATCTCAGCCGGCGCCGCGCCAACGGCTTCGGTCTCTACGGCGCGATCGGCATCGGCCGGCGCGAAGTCGACAAGATGCGGGCGCAGCATGACCGCAACTTCATCTTCTTCGACGCGCCGGTCGGCATGATCTTCACGGTCGACCGGCGGCTGAACAAGGGATCATGGATCGACTACGGCATGTTCCTTCAGAACATCATGGTCGCGGCGCGGGGCAGGGGGCTGCATACCTGTCCGCAGGCGGCCTTCGCGCCTTACCACCGGCAGATTCGTCCAGTGCTCAACATTCCCGACGAGGAAGTCGTCGTCTGCGGCATGGCGCTTGGCTATGAGGACAACTCGAAGCCCGAGAATGAATTCCGCACCGACCGCGCGCCGCTCGAGGACTGGGTGACGTTCGCGGAATAG
- a CDS encoding sarcosine oxidase subunit gamma, translating to MVERQSPLEPAYHPGSHGNFEHGVDVILSETRPGSILQLAAWPGEEKRLMSGIYKVTGLALPDGAGGGVTNGMKSAFGFAPGKFTVVDETEGLASAFTGVITPSIGTLTDLSHGRTAIRIAGPKAEWVMAKFFAIDFALPAFPLGAGRSTNHHDVFAQIQRSGADQFDIYVFRSFARSFWKALCHASEEVGYEVH from the coding sequence ATGGTTGAGCGCCAATCGCCGCTTGAGCCGGCCTATCACCCGGGCTCACATGGCAATTTCGAGCATGGCGTCGACGTCATCCTGTCCGAGACGCGACCAGGCTCGATCCTGCAGCTCGCGGCCTGGCCGGGTGAAGAGAAGCGGCTGATGTCCGGCATATACAAGGTTACAGGCCTTGCTCTGCCGGATGGCGCCGGGGGCGGCGTCACCAACGGCATGAAGTCGGCATTCGGCTTCGCACCGGGCAAATTCACCGTGGTCGACGAAACCGAGGGCTTGGCTTCCGCGTTCACGGGCGTGATCACTCCCTCCATCGGCACGCTTACCGACCTCTCGCATGGCCGCACCGCGATCCGTATCGCCGGGCCGAAAGCGGAGTGGGTGATGGCGAAATTCTTCGCCATCGACTTCGCCTTGCCAGCCTTTCCGCTGGGTGCCGGCCGCTCGACCAATCATCACGACGTCTTCGCACAGATCCAGCGCAGCGGCGCCGACCAGTTCGACATCTATGTGTTCCGTTCCTTCGCGCGCTCGTTCTGGAAGGCCTTGTGCCACGCCAGCGAGGAAGTCGGCTACGAGGTGCACTAA
- a CDS encoding sarcosine oxidase subunit alpha — MSSRRTETGGRIDRLRTIRFTFDGAPYTGHAGDTLASALLASGVTLFGRSFKYHRPRGLLAAGVEEPNALVTVLRGDVREPNVPATMVEIYDGLVAVSQNRSPSLAWDISAINQLGGKILSAGFYYKTFMGPVIGPLKGTRFWMFCEHFIRRAAGLGRAGVAPDTSRYERMNAFCDVLVVGSGPAGLMAAKAAADQGARVILADLEARFGGSANWSGETIDGAPAAEWAGRIVGQLEGNDNVRLLPRTTVWGYYDGNTLAALERVTDHKEVPAKGEPRQRYWAIRARTVVLATGSFERPLVFPGNDRPGVMLAHAAERYANEYGVLPGARIAVFTNNDSAYRSAVALKKAGAAVVAIVDVRRDVSSEMSRLASEAEAELLAGHAVVATEGGKALTGLKVQRFDLTNGALSGDERSIHADCLAMSGGWSPTIHLASQAGAKAEWDPGRQAFLPPQPTQRWIGAGAFTGSFSTAEAIAEGRAAGLQAAGGSASPAPLPVVEAAPGDPDPAPVFEIKAKGKSFVDFQHDVTAEDVRLAHREGFVSVEHLKRYTTLGMATDQGKSSNVPGLAIMAEALGKPIPEVGTTRFRPPYTAVSIGSLAAERFGDLKPERLTPMHDWHIDNGATMYSAGLWYRPMIYGLAGETVEQAYVREARATRESAGIVDVSTLGKIAVQGPDAAEFLDRVYTNMFSTLAVGKARYGLMLREDGLAFDDGTTWRLGEQEFLMTTTTANAGKVMQHLEYFLDVIWPELKVTVTSVTDEWAGAAIGGPKARAILAACVTGTAVDNATLPFMGIVRGEIAGVPVMICRLSFSGEMAFEVYSGAGYGTRVWEALIEAGKPFGLVTYGLEALGTMRIEKGHVTGAEIDGRTTARDLHLDWMLSKKKPFIGSAMMDREGLISPERLQLVGLISLDNRPFNGGAHIVEELDEENPHDSIGHITACCYSPALGKYIALALVKDGKARHGTRAFVSDPLRSRFGPIEIVSNHFYDPDGSRMHG, encoded by the coding sequence GTGAGCTCCCGCCGTACCGAGACCGGCGGCCGCATCGACCGGCTGCGCACCATCCGTTTCACCTTCGACGGCGCGCCCTATACAGGCCATGCCGGCGACACACTCGCCTCGGCGCTGCTCGCCAGCGGCGTCACGCTGTTCGGCCGCTCGTTCAAATACCACCGTCCGCGCGGCCTGCTCGCCGCCGGCGTCGAGGAGCCTAACGCCCTGGTGACGGTGCTGCGCGGCGATGTGCGCGAGCCTAATGTCCCGGCCACCATGGTCGAGATCTATGACGGGCTCGTCGCCGTCAGCCAGAACCGCTCTCCCTCGCTCGCCTGGGACATCAGCGCCATCAACCAGCTCGGCGGCAAGATCCTGTCGGCCGGCTTCTATTACAAAACCTTCATGGGGCCGGTGATCGGTCCGCTGAAGGGCACACGCTTCTGGATGTTCTGCGAGCATTTCATCCGCCGCGCCGCCGGCCTCGGCAGAGCGGGTGTCGCCCCCGACACCTCGCGCTACGAGCGCATGAACGCCTTCTGCGACGTGCTGGTCGTGGGTTCCGGCCCAGCCGGCCTGATGGCGGCGAAGGCCGCGGCAGACCAGGGCGCCCGCGTGATCCTGGCCGACCTCGAGGCACGCTTCGGCGGCTCGGCCAACTGGTCGGGCGAGACGATCGACGGCGCGCCGGCTGCCGAGTGGGCGGGGCGCATCGTCGGCCAGCTCGAAGGCAATGACAATGTCCGCCTCCTGCCGCGCACGACGGTCTGGGGCTATTACGACGGCAACACGCTGGCCGCGCTCGAACGGGTGACCGACCATAAGGAGGTTCCGGCCAAGGGCGAGCCGCGCCAGCGCTATTGGGCGATCCGCGCCAGGACGGTGGTTCTCGCCACCGGATCGTTCGAGCGTCCGCTGGTGTTTCCGGGCAACGACCGTCCGGGCGTCATGCTGGCGCACGCGGCCGAACGCTACGCCAATGAATATGGCGTGCTGCCCGGCGCGCGGATCGCTGTGTTCACCAACAACGACAGCGCCTATCGCTCGGCCGTTGCGCTGAAGAAGGCCGGCGCCGCTGTCGTCGCCATCGTCGATGTCCGAAGGGACGTGTCGAGCGAGATGAGCAGGCTGGCGAGCGAGGCAGAGGCTGAGTTGCTCGCCGGCCATGCCGTTGTTGCGACCGAAGGCGGCAAGGCGCTCACCGGCCTCAAGGTGCAGCGCTTCGACCTGACCAACGGGGCGCTCAGCGGCGACGAACGCAGCATCCATGCCGACTGCTTGGCTATGTCGGGCGGCTGGTCGCCGACCATCCATCTCGCCAGCCAGGCCGGCGCGAAAGCCGAATGGGATCCAGGCAGGCAGGCCTTCCTGCCGCCGCAGCCGACGCAACGCTGGATCGGCGCCGGCGCTTTCACCGGTAGTTTCTCGACCGCGGAAGCCATTGCCGAGGGCCGCGCGGCTGGCCTTCAGGCCGCAGGCGGAAGCGCATCCCCAGCGCCTCTGCCAGTCGTCGAGGCAGCTCCCGGCGACCCCGATCCGGCGCCGGTCTTCGAGATCAAGGCCAAGGGCAAGAGCTTCGTCGACTTCCAGCACGACGTGACCGCCGAGGACGTGCGGCTCGCGCATCGCGAGGGCTTCGTCTCGGTCGAGCATCTGAAGCGCTACACCACGCTCGGCATGGCGACCGACCAGGGCAAGAGCTCCAACGTGCCGGGCCTCGCCATCATGGCCGAAGCGCTCGGCAAGCCGATCCCGGAAGTCGGCACGACGCGCTTCCGGCCACCCTATACGGCGGTATCGATCGGCTCACTGGCGGCCGAGCGCTTCGGCGACTTGAAGCCCGAGCGGCTGACGCCGATGCATGACTGGCACATCGACAACGGCGCGACCATGTATTCGGCCGGCCTTTGGTATCGCCCGATGATCTACGGCCTCGCCGGCGAAACGGTCGAGCAGGCCTATGTGCGCGAGGCCAGGGCGACGCGCGAGAGCGCCGGTATCGTCGACGTCTCGACGCTCGGCAAGATCGCCGTTCAGGGCCCGGATGCGGCGGAATTCCTCGACCGCGTCTACACCAACATGTTTTCGACGCTCGCGGTCGGCAAGGCCCGCTACGGCCTGATGCTGCGCGAGGATGGGCTCGCCTTCGACGACGGCACCACGTGGCGGCTCGGCGAGCAGGAATTCCTGATGACTACCACCACCGCCAATGCCGGCAAGGTGATGCAGCATCTGGAATATTTCCTCGACGTCATCTGGCCGGAGCTGAAGGTCACCGTCACTTCGGTCACCGACGAATGGGCGGGTGCCGCGATCGGCGGTCCGAAGGCCCGAGCCATCCTTGCCGCCTGCGTTACCGGCACCGCCGTCGACAACGCGACGCTTCCCTTCATGGGCATCGTCCGTGGTGAGATCGCCGGCGTGCCGGTGATGATCTGCCGCCTTTCCTTCTCCGGCGAGATGGCTTTCGAGGTCTATTCCGGCGCCGGCTACGGCACGCGCGTCTGGGAGGCTCTGATCGAGGCCGGCAAGCCGTTCGGCCTGGTCACCTACGGGCTCGAGGCGCTGGGCACGATGCGCATCGAGAAGGGCCACGTCACCGGCGCGGAGATCGACGGCCGCACCACTGCGCGCGACCTCCATCTCGACTGGATGCTGTCGAAAAAGAAGCCCTTCATCGGCTCGGCCATGATGGACCGCGAAGGCCTGATCTCGCCGGAGCGGCTACAGCTTGTCGGCCTGATCTCGCTCGACAACCGCCCGTTCAACGGCGGCGCGCATATCGTCGAGGAATTGGACGAAGAGAACCCGCACGATTCGATCGGCCATATCACGGCCTGCTGCTATTCGCCGGCGCTCGGCAAATACATCGCGCTGGCGCTGGTGAAGGATGGCAAGGCGCGCCACGGTACGCGCGCCTTCGTCTCCGACCCGCTTCGCAGCCGGTTTGGACCGATCGAGATCGTTTCCAATCATTTCTACGATCCGGACGGGAGCCGCATGCATGGTTGA
- a CDS encoding sarcosine oxidase subunit delta, with translation MLITCPYCGPRDVIEFTYQGDGNRERPQPASQDLDAWNAYVYDRLNPAGDHNEIWQHSGGCRAHLRVVRNTVTHEILSTAFARGGHKSAGHRTEGKP, from the coding sequence ATGCTGATCACTTGTCCCTATTGCGGCCCGCGCGATGTCATCGAGTTCACCTACCAGGGCGACGGCAACCGTGAGCGGCCGCAGCCGGCCTCGCAGGATCTCGACGCCTGGAACGCCTATGTCTACGACCGGCTGAACCCGGCCGGCGACCACAATGAGATCTGGCAGCATTCGGGCGGCTGCCGCGCGCATCTGCGCGTCGTGCGCAACACCGTAACCCATGAAATCCTGAGCACGGCCTTTGCTCGCGGCGGACACAAATCCGCGGGCCACAGGACGGAGGGCAAGCCGTGA
- a CDS encoding sarcosine oxidase subunit beta, whose product MAEYSAFSLLKNALTGNKDWKPAWRKPAPKASYDVIVIGGGGHGLSTAYYLAKEHGITNVAVLEKGWLGSGNVGRNTTAVRSNYLLPQNTRFYEHSMKLWENLSHDLNYNVMFSQRGCLNLAHTPAQLDDYARRGNAMRHLGVDAELMSIDQIKRLVPALDVSGSARFPVLGGLMQPRAGTARHDAVAWGYARGADRRGVDIIENCEVTGFLRDGDRVTGVTTTRGEVRARKVALAVAGSTGSVMRLAGISHMPIESHVLQAFVSESLKPVVDTVLTFGMGHFYISQSDKGGLVYGGDLDGYNSYAQRGSLPIVDEVMSEMLALFPGLARVRMLRSWGGLCDMTMDGSPIITTGPLPGMYLNCGWCYGGFKATPASGWCFAWTIAKDEPHEFNAPFTLDRFYRGLIIDDKGQGANPRLH is encoded by the coding sequence ATGGCGGAATACTCAGCCTTTTCGCTGCTCAAGAACGCGCTGACCGGCAACAAGGACTGGAAGCCGGCCTGGCGCAAGCCGGCCCCCAAGGCGTCCTATGACGTGATCGTCATCGGCGGCGGCGGCCACGGCCTTTCAACAGCCTATTATCTTGCCAAGGAACACGGCATCACCAATGTCGCGGTGCTGGAAAAGGGCTGGCTGGGCTCCGGCAATGTCGGCCGCAACACCACCGCGGTGCGCTCCAACTATCTCTTGCCGCAGAACACCCGCTTCTACGAACATTCGATGAAGCTGTGGGAGAACCTGTCGCACGACCTCAACTACAACGTCATGTTCTCGCAGCGCGGCTGCCTCAACCTCGCGCATACGCCGGCCCAGCTCGACGACTACGCCCGGCGCGGCAATGCCATGCGCCATCTCGGCGTCGACGCGGAGCTGATGAGCATCGACCAGATCAAGCGGCTTGTCCCGGCGCTGGACGTCTCGGGTTCGGCGCGCTTCCCCGTGCTTGGCGGACTGATGCAGCCGCGTGCCGGCACCGCCCGCCACGACGCTGTCGCCTGGGGCTATGCGCGCGGCGCCGACCGGCGCGGCGTCGACATCATCGAGAATTGCGAGGTCACCGGCTTCCTGCGCGACGGCGACCGCGTCACCGGCGTGACGACCACGCGCGGCGAGGTCCGCGCCAGGAAGGTGGCGCTTGCGGTTGCCGGCAGCACCGGCAGCGTCATGCGGCTTGCCGGCATTTCGCATATGCCGATCGAAAGCCACGTTCTGCAGGCCTTCGTCTCGGAATCGCTGAAGCCGGTCGTCGACACCGTTCTCACCTTCGGCATGGGCCACTTCTACATCTCGCAGTCCGACAAGGGCGGCCTCGTCTATGGCGGCGACCTCGACGGCTACAACAGCTATGCCCAGCGCGGCAGCCTGCCGATCGTCGACGAGGTGATGAGCGAGATGCTGGCGCTGTTCCCGGGCCTGGCGCGGGTGCGCATGCTGCGCTCCTGGGGCGGGCTTTGCGACATGACGATGGACGGCTCGCCGATCATCACCACCGGCCCGCTGCCCGGCATGTATCTCAATTGCGGCTGGTGCTATGGCGGCTTCAAGGCAACGCCCGCGTCAGGCTGGTGCTTCGCCTGGACTATCGCCAAGGACGAGCCGCACGAGTTCAACGCGCCCTTCACGCTGGACCGTTTCTATCGAGGCCTCATCATCGACGACAAAGGCCAGGGTGCGAACCCCCGGTTGCATTAG
- a CDS encoding mechanosensitive ion channel family protein → MIFRLLRLILVAMVAVAAQPSLDALAQAIGHGSAQLIADQTKTIQDLTAKADGLEKKIGDPGEDDAGLVDIRLQLEDISRAALNSALAFRSRLNDINNRIEVLGPAPAQGQQEPAIVANERAALTAEKAEINAVVASAQNLSIRVSGLVDRIATMRSELFRSVLTKRYELTDALSPQGFSDAHDQFTGLYKAVASWLTFALKFKFQAILAATLMALALAAVLLIGGRRLFGRVFEPNPSVEDPSYLSRLSVAFWSTLLPTAALAVFFASAVFFFNYYNVLRGDIGTFLNALLAVVAMVFCVNRLTNAALEPRLPNWRLIPVATGPARWLVRLATAMAVVLGFNYFLSVVNEKMGSPLSLTIARSFVATIIVGVILILMGSLRPFRAEDGSRRPWPAWLRFVAIGLGLSTIAAALLGYIGLALFVSVQVVVTGTTLVTAYIGFLSARAIGEEGGFADTSVGRWLLANSSYEDTALDQLGLVVSIAINLMIVLVFLPLILLMWGFQPGDIEAWAYKLATGVTIGSVTISVLGILTGIVVFAIGYFLTRWFQGWLDGSVMARGKVDTGVRNSIRLAVGYAGVALAGLVGISAAGIDLSNLALVAGALSLGIGFGLQNVVSNFVSGLILLAERPFKVGDWIVAGDISGTVRKISVRATEIETFQRQSVILPNSNLINNAVGNWTHRNKLGRVDIKVGVAYGSDVKRVHALLLDIARGHPMVLKNPEPFVLFGNFGAAALEFEIRVFVADVMNGSIVQNDIRFAILDIFEDEHIEIPSTPRAVVETKKQESWPIDDDKIEVEFAERERLEAEAAAEQARLAKMKRKGRKPDPG, encoded by the coding sequence ATGATCTTCCGACTGCTACGCCTGATCCTGGTCGCCATGGTCGCCGTCGCGGCGCAGCCGTCGCTCGATGCGTTGGCGCAGGCAATCGGCCATGGCTCGGCTCAGCTCATCGCCGACCAGACCAAGACCATCCAGGACCTGACGGCCAAGGCCGACGGTTTGGAGAAGAAGATAGGCGATCCTGGCGAAGACGATGCCGGCCTCGTCGATATCCGCCTGCAGCTCGAGGATATATCGCGCGCGGCGCTGAACAGCGCGCTGGCGTTTCGTTCGCGCCTCAACGACATCAACAATCGTATCGAGGTTCTGGGGCCGGCGCCGGCTCAGGGACAGCAAGAGCCCGCGATCGTCGCCAACGAACGCGCTGCCCTTACGGCAGAGAAGGCCGAGATCAATGCTGTGGTCGCCAGCGCGCAGAACCTTTCGATCCGCGTCAGCGGCCTGGTCGACAGGATCGCCACCATGCGCAGCGAGCTTTTCCGCAGCGTTCTGACGAAACGCTACGAATTGACCGATGCGCTGAGCCCGCAGGGCTTTTCCGACGCGCATGACCAGTTCACCGGCCTCTACAAGGCCGTGGCGTCCTGGCTGACCTTCGCGCTCAAGTTCAAATTCCAGGCGATTCTTGCCGCGACGCTGATGGCGCTGGCGCTGGCGGCAGTCCTCCTCATCGGCGGCCGGCGGCTGTTCGGCCGCGTTTTCGAGCCCAATCCATCCGTGGAGGACCCTTCATACCTCAGCCGGCTGTCCGTGGCGTTCTGGTCGACGCTGCTGCCGACAGCGGCGCTCGCCGTGTTCTTCGCCTCGGCGGTGTTCTTCTTCAACTATTATAACGTGCTGCGCGGCGACATCGGCACATTCCTCAATGCGTTGCTGGCCGTGGTCGCGATGGTGTTTTGCGTCAACCGGCTGACCAACGCGGCACTGGAGCCGCGACTGCCGAACTGGCGGCTGATTCCAGTCGCAACCGGTCCGGCGCGCTGGCTGGTGCGGCTGGCCACCGCCATGGCCGTGGTTCTTGGCTTCAATTACTTCCTGTCGGTCGTCAACGAAAAGATGGGCTCGCCGCTCTCGCTGACGATTGCTCGAAGCTTCGTCGCCACCATTATCGTCGGCGTCATCCTGATCCTGATGGGATCGCTGAGGCCTTTCAGGGCAGAAGACGGTTCGCGGCGGCCGTGGCCGGCATGGCTTCGCTTCGTTGCCATCGGGCTCGGCCTGTCCACCATCGCGGCGGCGCTGCTCGGCTATATCGGCCTTGCGCTTTTCGTGTCGGTGCAGGTCGTGGTCACCGGCACCACTCTGGTCACCGCCTATATCGGCTTCCTGTCGGCGCGGGCGATCGGCGAGGAGGGCGGCTTCGCCGACACTTCGGTCGGGCGCTGGCTGTTGGCCAATTCCAGCTATGAGGACACCGCGCTCGACCAACTCGGCCTGGTGGTCAGCATCGCCATCAACCTGATGATCGTGCTGGTGTTCCTGCCGCTGATCCTTTTGATGTGGGGCTTCCAGCCCGGCGATATCGAGGCTTGGGCCTACAAGCTGGCCACGGGCGTCACGATCGGTTCCGTCACCATCTCGGTGCTGGGCATCCTCACCGGCATCGTAGTCTTCGCCATCGGCTATTTCCTGACGCGCTGGTTCCAGGGCTGGCTCGACGGGTCGGTCATGGCGCGCGGCAAGGTCGACACCGGGGTGCGCAACTCGATCCGGCTGGCCGTGGGCTATGCCGGCGTCGCGCTCGCGGGGCTCGTCGGCATATCGGCGGCGGGCATCGATCTTTCCAATCTGGCGCTGGTCGCCGGTGCGCTCTCTCTCGGTATCGGCTTCGGCCTGCAGAACGTGGTCTCGAATTTCGTCTCCGGCCTGATCCTGCTTGCCGAACGTCCGTTCAAGGTGGGCGACTGGATCGTTGCCGGCGACATCAGCGGCACGGTCAGGAAGATCAGCGTGCGTGCCACCGAGATCGAGACGTTCCAGCGGCAGTCGGTGATTCTGCCCAACTCCAACCTCATCAACAATGCCGTCGGCAACTGGACGCATCGCAACAAGCTCGGCCGCGTCGATATCAAGGTCGGCGTCGCCTATGGCAGCGACGTCAAGCGCGTCCACGCGCTTCTGCTCGATATCGCGCGCGGACATCCCATGGTGCTCAAGAATCCGGAGCCCTTCGTGCTCTTCGGCAATTTTGGGGCGGCCGCACTCGAGTTCGAAATCCGGGTGTTCGTGGCCGACGTGATGAACGGCAGCATCGTCCAGAACGACATCCGCTTCGCGATCCTCGATATCTTCGAGGACGAGCATATCGAGATCCCGTCGACGCCGCGCGCCGTGGTCGAGACCAAGAAGCAGGAGTCCTGGCCGATCGACGACGACAAGATCGAGGTGGAATTTGCCGAGCGCGAGCGACTGGAGGCGGAAGCAGCGGCCGAGCAGGCACGGCTCGCCAAGATGAAGCGCAAAGGGCGCAAGCCCGATCCGGGCTAG
- a CDS encoding UbiA family prenyltransferase, translating to MDARSDRNAIPLAVDLDGTLIATDLLWEGLFILLKKNPLYLFLVPLWLAGGPARVKQEIAKRIDIDPASLPYRAELLARLRAEHEEGRKIVLATGTPRKFAEAIAAHLGIFDRVLATDGPHNLTSGRKRASLAAAYGDAGFDYAGNSHHDLKVFDAARNVIVVAPDRSAQRWQAAHGAETMPAPKRTLKTYVKMLRVHQWLKNSLIAVPMVLSHEYFNFGMIWECLLAFVSFSAVASAIYIVNDFFDLALDRKHPTKRNRPFASGALSIPFGLGAIIALLAIGIAAGCLLPIEFLGVLGGYILVTTAYSLSFKRMLLVDVLTLAGLYTIRVLAGAAATGVDVSFWLLAFSIFFFLSLALVKRFVELRTTAIPAGERIAGRGYRTEDQEIVAQAGMASAFSSALVLALYMDSVSVRELYPHPWLVWPLAPIVLYLTMRVWILARRDEMHDDPVVFIISDWRSQIVVAIGAALLMVGGWGW from the coding sequence ATGGACGCGCGGTCGGACAGGAACGCAATCCCGCTTGCGGTCGATCTCGATGGCACGCTGATTGCAACGGACCTTCTGTGGGAAGGCCTGTTCATCCTCCTCAAGAAGAACCCGCTCTATCTCTTTCTGGTGCCGCTCTGGCTGGCTGGCGGGCCCGCGCGGGTCAAGCAGGAAATAGCCAAGCGCATCGACATCGATCCGGCTTCGCTGCCCTACCGGGCTGAATTGCTGGCACGTCTTCGGGCCGAACACGAGGAAGGCCGCAAGATCGTGCTGGCGACCGGCACGCCGCGCAAGTTCGCCGAGGCGATCGCCGCCCATCTCGGCATCTTCGATCGCGTGCTGGCGACGGACGGGCCGCACAATTTGACGTCGGGCAGGAAGCGGGCGTCGCTGGCCGCCGCCTATGGCGATGCCGGCTTCGACTATGCCGGCAACAGCCACCACGATCTCAAGGTGTTCGACGCCGCCCGCAACGTGATCGTCGTGGCGCCGGACCGCAGCGCCCAGCGCTGGCAGGCGGCGCACGGCGCGGAGACCATGCCGGCGCCGAAGCGGACGCTGAAGACCTACGTCAAGATGCTGAGGGTCCATCAGTGGCTGAAGAATTCGCTGATCGCGGTGCCGATGGTGCTGTCGCATGAGTATTTCAACTTCGGCATGATCTGGGAGTGCCTCCTGGCATTTGTTTCGTTCAGCGCCGTGGCGTCCGCCATCTACATCGTCAACGACTTCTTCGACCTTGCGCTCGACCGCAAGCATCCGACCAAGCGCAACCGGCCATTCGCCAGCGGCGCGCTGTCGATCCCGTTCGGCCTCGGCGCCATCATTGCGCTGCTAGCGATCGGCATCGCCGCCGGCTGCCTGCTGCCGATCGAGTTCCTCGGCGTGCTCGGCGGCTACATCTTGGTCACCACGGCCTATTCGCTGTCGTTCAAGCGCATGCTGCTGGTCGATGTCCTGACGCTCGCCGGCCTCTACACGATCCGCGTTTTGGCGGGCGCGGCCGCTACCGGCGTCGACGTTTCCTTCTGGCTGCTCGCCTTTTCGATCTTCTTCTTCCTGTCGCTGGCGCTGGTGAAGCGCTTCGTCGAATTGCGCACGACCGCCATCCCCGCCGGCGAGCGGATCGCCGGCCGCGGTTACCGCACCGAGGACCAGGAGATCGTCGCCCAGGCGGGCATGGCCTCGGCCTTCTCCTCGGCGCTGGTGCTGGCGCTCTATATGGACAGCGTCTCGGTGCGCGAGCTCTATCCGCATCCCTGGCTGGTCTGGCCGCTCGCGCCGATCGTGCTCTACCTCACCATGCGCGTCTGGATCCTCGCGCGCCGCGACGAGATGCATGACGACCCGGTCGTCTTCATCATCAGCGACTGGCGCAGCCAGATCGTCGTTGCCATCGGCGCGGCGCTTCTGATGGTCGGAGGCTGGGGCTGGTGA